A DNA window from Motilibacter rhizosphaerae contains the following coding sequences:
- a CDS encoding heme-degrading domain-containing protein translates to MTSEPLTPDTVLSQERELVLPSLSNDDAVDLGLELLRLARERALPVLIEVRRGPQVLFRAALPGVVPDNDVWVAGKTRVVERYGHATLYHRLVEEESGVSFTERNGLDFADYRAHGGGFPLAVAGTGVVGVAVVSGLPQREDHALVVEALRAHLASRG, encoded by the coding sequence ATGACGTCCGAGCCCCTCACGCCCGACACCGTCCTCAGCCAGGAGCGCGAGCTCGTGCTCCCGTCGCTGTCGAACGACGACGCCGTGGACCTCGGGCTCGAGCTGCTGCGGCTCGCCCGGGAGCGCGCACTGCCGGTCCTCATCGAGGTGCGCCGCGGGCCGCAGGTGCTCTTCCGCGCAGCGCTGCCCGGCGTCGTGCCGGACAACGACGTCTGGGTCGCCGGCAAGACCCGGGTGGTGGAGCGCTACGGCCACGCGACCCTCTACCACCGCCTCGTCGAGGAGGAGTCCGGCGTCTCCTTCACCGAGCGCAACGGACTCGACTTCGCCGACTACCGCGCGCACGGCGGCGGGTTCCCGCTCGCCGTCGCCGGCACCGGGGTCGTGGGCGTCGCCGTCGTCAGCGGCCTGCCGCAGCGCGAGGACCACGCCCTGGTCGTCGAGGCCCTGCGCGCGCACCTCGCCTCCCGCGGGTGA
- a CDS encoding ABC-F family ATP-binding cassette domain-containing protein yields MSATLVASGLAAAFGDRSLFADLDLTVAPGDVVGLVGANGAGKSTLLRVLAGLQAPESGSVALAPTSAVVGHLPQEHERRSGESVLDHLARRTGVAAADAALTAATEALSAGAAGADEAYATALERWLALGAADLEDRAPAVAADLGLDVDLAMPMTALSGGQAARAGLAALLLSRYDVFLLDEPTNDLDLDGLARLEGFVLGQRAGVVVVSHDREFLARTVDRVIEIDAAQHRVAVYGGGYDAYLEERARARRHAREAYEDYAETRSDLEARARTQRAWMEKGVKNARRKATDNDKIGRKFRSEASEKQAAKARQTDRAIERLEVVEEPRKEWELRMSIAAAPRSGTLVGELREAVVRRGGFVLGPVTLQVEWGERVAVTGPNGAGKTTLLGLLLGELPPDSGTARVGSGVQVGKVDQARALFTGERPLLDVLGREVPEWPEAEVRTLLAKFGLRGDIVLRACSTLSPGERTRAGLALLQARGVNLLVLDEPTNHLDLPAIEQLEQALADYAGTLLLVTHDRRMLAAVETTRRLEVLDGQVREAGAGTVSGR; encoded by the coding sequence GTGAGCGCGACCCTCGTCGCGAGCGGGCTCGCGGCCGCCTTCGGGGACCGCTCGCTCTTCGCCGACCTCGACCTCACCGTCGCGCCGGGTGACGTCGTCGGGCTCGTCGGCGCCAACGGCGCGGGGAAGTCGACGCTGCTGCGCGTCCTCGCCGGGCTGCAGGCTCCCGAGTCCGGCTCGGTCGCCCTCGCCCCCACCTCCGCCGTCGTGGGCCACCTCCCGCAGGAGCACGAGCGGCGCTCGGGCGAGAGCGTGCTCGACCACCTCGCGCGACGGACGGGCGTCGCCGCCGCCGACGCCGCGCTGACGGCCGCGACGGAGGCGCTCTCCGCGGGCGCTGCCGGCGCCGACGAGGCGTACGCGACGGCGCTGGAGCGCTGGCTCGCCCTCGGGGCGGCCGACCTCGAGGACCGCGCGCCCGCCGTCGCTGCCGACCTCGGGCTGGACGTCGACCTCGCGATGCCGATGACGGCGCTGTCGGGCGGGCAGGCGGCCCGCGCGGGGCTCGCGGCCCTGCTGCTGAGCCGCTACGACGTGTTCCTCCTCGACGAGCCCACCAACGACCTCGACCTCGACGGCCTCGCGCGGCTCGAGGGCTTCGTGCTCGGGCAGCGCGCCGGCGTGGTCGTCGTGAGCCACGACCGCGAGTTCCTCGCCCGCACCGTGGACCGGGTCATCGAGATCGACGCCGCGCAGCACCGGGTGGCGGTCTACGGCGGCGGCTACGACGCGTACCTCGAGGAGCGGGCGCGGGCGCGCCGGCACGCCCGTGAGGCGTACGAGGACTACGCCGAGACCCGCTCCGACCTGGAGGCGCGGGCGCGCACCCAGCGCGCCTGGATGGAGAAGGGCGTGAAGAACGCCCGGCGCAAGGCGACCGACAACGACAAGATCGGCCGGAAGTTCCGCAGCGAGGCGAGCGAGAAGCAGGCAGCGAAGGCCCGGCAGACCGACCGCGCGATCGAGCGGCTCGAGGTGGTCGAGGAGCCCCGCAAGGAGTGGGAGCTGCGCATGTCGATCGCCGCCGCACCCCGGTCGGGGACCCTGGTGGGCGAGCTGCGCGAGGCCGTCGTCCGGCGCGGCGGGTTCGTGCTCGGACCGGTCACCCTGCAGGTCGAGTGGGGCGAGCGCGTCGCGGTGACGGGGCCCAACGGCGCCGGGAAGACCACGCTGCTCGGCCTGCTGCTCGGCGAGCTGCCGCCGGACTCGGGGACGGCGCGGGTCGGCTCGGGGGTCCAGGTCGGGAAGGTCGACCAGGCGCGCGCGCTGTTCACCGGGGAGCGCCCGCTGCTCGACGTGCTCGGGCGCGAGGTGCCCGAGTGGCCCGAGGCCGAGGTGCGCACGCTGCTGGCGAAGTTCGGGCTGCGCGGCGACATCGTGCTGCGCGCCTGCTCCACGCTGTCCCCCGGTGAGCGGACCCGCGCCGGGCTCGCCCTGCTGCAGGCGCGGGGGGTCAACCTGCTCGTGCTGGACGAGCCGACGAACCACCTCGACCTCCCGGCGATCGAGCAGCTCGAGCAGGCCCTGGCGGACTACGCCGGGACGCTGCTGCTGGTCACCCACGACCGGCGCATGCTCGCCGCCGTGGAGACGACCCGCCGGCTCGAGGTGCTCGACGGGCAGGTGCGGGAGGCCGGGGCGGGCACTGTCAGCGGCAGGTGA
- a CDS encoding nuclease, translating into MTFTRIDGTLSVVGAAPDGDSVRFTPNRADAWRAAGLAVRANPHGGVQLRLDAIDALETHYAPPQRTSAAMLHQPLPLAHAAAEELLRLVGFTAVSRGADEVVTAVTPATVAASILTSGVDTYGRCVAFLLPAGAPLLGGDGTRVRVAPADLSPSANAQLLATGLAYPTFYSGLYADLRTSLAGLASAARDARSGVWAEDRTTAGVEVTSLQVLTDSAVILPKLFRRLAEYLALGSTSMAGFRAFLDARGDRVLVLPRGEVAPVSSVVAVDGEVVRLTTQPDDLVFFEG; encoded by the coding sequence ATGACGTTCACGCGGATCGACGGGACCCTCTCGGTCGTCGGAGCGGCGCCCGACGGCGACTCGGTGCGCTTCACGCCGAACCGGGCCGACGCGTGGCGCGCCGCCGGCCTGGCGGTGCGGGCCAACCCGCACGGGGGCGTCCAGCTCCGCCTGGACGCGATCGACGCGCTGGAGACGCACTACGCCCCGCCCCAGCGCACCTCCGCCGCGATGCTCCACCAGCCGCTGCCGCTCGCGCACGCCGCCGCGGAGGAGCTGCTGCGGCTCGTGGGCTTCACCGCGGTCTCCCGCGGCGCCGACGAGGTGGTGACCGCGGTGACGCCGGCGACCGTCGCGGCCTCGATCCTCACGAGCGGGGTCGACACGTACGGCCGCTGCGTCGCGTTCCTCCTCCCCGCCGGGGCGCCGCTGCTCGGCGGTGACGGCACGCGGGTGCGCGTCGCGCCCGCCGACCTCTCCCCCAGCGCCAACGCGCAGCTGCTGGCCACGGGCCTGGCCTACCCGACGTTCTACTCCGGGCTGTACGCCGACCTGCGCACCAGCCTCGCCGGCCTCGCCTCCGCGGCGCGCGACGCGCGCTCCGGCGTCTGGGCCGAGGACCGCACCACCGCCGGCGTGGAGGTCACCTCGCTGCAGGTGCTCACCGACAGCGCGGTCATCCTGCCGAAGCTCTTCCGCCGGCTGGCGGAGTACCTCGCGCTCGGCAGCACGTCGATGGCCGGCTTCCGCGCCTTCCTCGACGCCCGGGGCGACCGGGTGCTCGTGCTCCCGCGCGGCGAGGTCGCCCCGGTCTCCTCCGTGGTGGCGGTCGACGGCGAGGTCGTCCGGCTGACGACGCAGCCGGACGACCTCGTCTTCTTCGAGGGCTGA
- a CDS encoding DHA2 family efflux MFS transporter permease subunit, whose protein sequence is MSRHAPLLWTFVVTSLAAFMVSLDNLVVSTALPSIRADLGAGLEGLEWTVNAYTLTFGVLLLTGAALGERYGRRRTLVAGLALFTVSSALAALAPGIGALVAARAAQGVGAALVMPLTLTILSAAVPPQRRGAALGVWGAVTGIAIAVGPLVGGAVVEGWAWQWIFWLNVPIGLVLVPVALLRLPEQRTSGRRALDLPGLALATLGLVGLVLGLVRGNGHGWTSAGVLGSLAAGALLLLAFVAWEARTAEPMVPLGMFRSRGYTAANVLSLLFSFGVFGSIFLLAQFLQTVQGSSPFEAGLKTLPWTAMPLLVAPVAGPLSDRVGGRPLLLVGLVLQAAGLGWFAATLSTSVSYAAQVPAFVLAGIGMGLVFVPLASVVLGAADPAYAGVASGTNTTFREIGGVFGVAVLGTVFSSTGGYGSPQAFVDGIVPALWVGVAVVLAAAACAVLLPGRRATAVVPVGEPVLAA, encoded by the coding sequence ATGTCCCGTCATGCGCCGCTGCTCTGGACCTTCGTCGTCACGTCCCTGGCCGCGTTCATGGTGTCGCTCGACAACCTCGTCGTCTCGACGGCGCTGCCCTCGATCCGCGCCGACCTCGGTGCGGGGCTGGAGGGGCTCGAGTGGACGGTGAACGCGTACACGCTGACCTTCGGCGTGCTCCTGCTCACCGGCGCCGCCCTCGGCGAGCGGTACGGCCGGCGCCGCACCCTCGTCGCCGGGCTCGCGCTGTTCACGGTCTCGTCGGCGCTCGCCGCGCTCGCCCCCGGGATCGGGGCCCTCGTCGCGGCGCGGGCTGCCCAGGGCGTCGGCGCCGCCCTGGTCATGCCGCTCACCCTCACGATCCTCAGCGCAGCCGTCCCGCCGCAGCGCCGCGGTGCCGCGCTTGGCGTGTGGGGCGCCGTCACCGGCATCGCGATCGCGGTGGGCCCGCTCGTGGGGGGCGCGGTCGTCGAGGGGTGGGCGTGGCAGTGGATCTTCTGGCTGAACGTCCCGATCGGCCTGGTCCTCGTCCCCGTCGCCCTGCTCCGGCTGCCCGAGCAGCGGACGAGCGGACGCCGCGCGCTCGACCTGCCGGGGCTCGCGCTCGCCACGCTCGGACTCGTCGGTCTCGTGCTCGGCCTGGTCCGCGGCAACGGGCACGGCTGGACCAGCGCGGGGGTCCTCGGCAGCCTGGCCGCCGGCGCGCTGCTGCTCCTCGCCTTCGTCGCCTGGGAGGCGCGCACGGCCGAGCCGATGGTGCCGCTCGGAATGTTCCGCTCGCGCGGCTACACCGCCGCGAACGTGCTGTCGCTGCTGTTCTCCTTCGGGGTCTTCGGCTCGATCTTCCTGCTGGCGCAGTTCCTCCAGACCGTGCAGGGGTCCTCGCCGTTCGAGGCCGGCCTCAAGACGCTGCCGTGGACGGCGATGCCGCTGCTCGTGGCGCCCGTCGCCGGGCCGCTGTCCGACCGGGTCGGCGGCCGCCCGCTGCTGCTGGTCGGCCTGGTCCTCCAGGCCGCCGGGCTCGGGTGGTTCGCGGCGACCCTCAGCACCAGCGTCTCGTACGCGGCGCAGGTCCCCGCCTTCGTGCTCGCCGGCATCGGCATGGGCCTGGTCTTCGTGCCGCTCGCCAGCGTCGTGCTCGGCGCCGCCGACCCGGCGTACGCGGGGGTGGCCAGCGGCACCAACACCACCTTCCGCGAGATCGGCGGGGTGTTCGGCGTCGCCGTGCTCGGCACGGTCTTCTCCTCGACAGGTGGGTACGGCTCGCCGCAGGCCTTCGTCGACGGCATCGTGCCGGCGCTGTGGGTGGGCGTGGCCGTGGTCCTCGCCGCGGCAGCGTGCGCCGTGCTGCTGCCGGGGCGCCGGGCCACCGCGGTGGTGCCGGTCGGGGAGCCCGTGCTCGCCGCCTGA
- a CDS encoding TetR/AcrR family transcriptional regulator → MARMSADERRELVLRVAGTHFAEGGLDGTSTEDIARAAGISQPYLFRLFSTKRALFTASCERVFARIEAVFREAADGVTGEQALTAMGGAYVELIHDRELVLHMQQAFVACRDPEVRAATRAGFARLHGVVTTLSGADPETVRQFFATGMLLNVVAAMDLLDPTVPVEPWAQSLVPPS, encoded by the coding sequence ATGGCGAGGATGTCGGCGGACGAGCGGCGCGAGCTGGTGCTGCGCGTCGCCGGCACGCACTTCGCCGAGGGTGGTCTCGACGGGACCTCGACCGAGGACATCGCCCGCGCGGCGGGGATCTCGCAGCCCTACCTGTTCCGCCTGTTCAGCACGAAGCGGGCGCTGTTCACCGCGTCGTGCGAGCGGGTCTTCGCCCGCATCGAGGCCGTGTTCCGCGAGGCGGCGGACGGCGTGACGGGGGAGCAGGCCCTCACCGCGATGGGCGGGGCCTACGTCGAGCTCATCCACGACCGCGAGCTCGTCCTCCACATGCAGCAGGCGTTCGTGGCCTGCCGCGACCCGGAGGTGCGGGCGGCAACGCGGGCGGGCTTCGCCCGACTGCACGGCGTCGTCACCACGCTGTCGGGGGCCGACCCCGAGACCGTCCGCCAGTTCTTCGCCACCGGCATGCTGCTCAACGTCGTCGCGGCGATGGACCTGCTCGACCCCACGGTGCCGGTCGAGCCGTGGGCGCAGTCCCTGGTCCCGCCCAGCTGA